A genome region from Babesia bigemina genome assembly Bbig001, chromosome : I includes the following:
- a CDS encoding HAD superfamily hydrolase, putative, with protein sequence MSSTSTFVPPSDPPKYIGIDVDNTFHTHDVANFTKNKRAFRKLLESGYRPLFATGRPLHVAQYVLGELSTDGVYNGYPGVYQNGATVYNERGELVKEVKFSESFLRDFCAMVKSRSLEHIVVFLSASEMYALVEESACWQKMCEIWDLDTKLHVVSAEDILKSNIVQIMVSKYKDIRDHIPGVPDVDFMGKIGTCGLTDVNPPRVNKLEGLRALLGHELAESGNFAFIGDGSNDVEALQASQWSFAVGNASDSVKAAAKNVLEETNDQAAFAKMAQLLYGINVE encoded by the exons ATGTCGTCGACATCTACGTTCGTTCCTCCCAGCGACCCTCCGAAATACATCGGCATCGATGTGGACAACACGTTCCACACCCACGATGTCGCGAATTTCACCAAAAACAAGCGCGCATTCCGCAAGCTTCTGGAGAGCGGCTACCGTCCGCTATTCGCCACAG GCCGCCCGCTCCACGTAGCCCAGTACGTGCTCGGCGAGCTGTCCACCGACGGGGTGTACAACGGTTACCCTGGTGTTTACCAAAATGGCGCCACCGTGTACAACGAACGCGGCGAGCTTGTGAAGGAAGTGAAGTTCAGCGAATCGTTTTTGCGCGACTTCTGCGCCATGGTAAAATCCCGATCCCTTGAGCACATCGTGGTCTTCCTGTCGGCCTCGGAGATGTACGCACTGGTGGAGGAGTCGGCGTGCTGGCAGAAGATGTGCGAAATCTGGGATCTGGACACCAAGCTGCACGTGGTCTCTGCTGAGGATATCTTGAAGTCCAACATCGTGCAGATTATGGTGTCCAAGTACAAGGACATCAGGGACCACATCCCTGGCGTACCCGATGTTGACTTCATGGGCAAGATCGGAACGTGCGGCCTCACTGACGTGAACCCGCCGCGCGTGAACAAGCTGGAGGGGCTCCGGGCGCTGCTGGGTCACGAGTTGGCCGAAAGCGGTAACTTCGCGTTCATCGGCGACGGGTCTAACGACGTGGAAGCGCTGCAGGCTTCTCAGTGGTCGTTCGCCGTGGGTAACGCGTCAGACAGCGTGAAGGCCGCCGCCAAGAACGTGCTCGAGGAGACCAACGACCAGGCCGCATTCGCCAAAATGGCGCAGCTCCTATACGGAATCAACGTGGAGTAG
- a CDS encoding HAD superfamily hydrolase, putative yields the protein MDTAVQRLVAPPLQNVASNDLCRNVGDVSPYGRRLPRPALFAVDIDGTFLSAEAEVMRKNRAAFANTLKAGFNVFFCTGRPHVSSMAVLDEQFVRSTGYRGYPGVYHNGAVVYDGSGAVLRMNVFGAQFLTVFCEFLVSHQLEKYVAFCDMNGAYMLCDDSSCMKEILADVDMHDPPTVVTPADLLLKKISLLIVHHKEVITQQPHVKCDVDYVLKEGSFGAWDVTPCTSTKAEGLKVLLESYGVTSADCGFIGNGTNDVEAMSLCELSFAVQNAEANVQDFAKYTLAETNEEGAFHTVMKLVYGVPCE from the exons ATGGACACCGCCGTGCAACGTTTAGTGGCTCCACCGCTGCAGAACGTTGCAAGCAACGACCTGTGCCGCAATGTCGGCGATGTATCACCGTACGGTCGCCGCCTTCCACGGCCCGCGCTCTTCGCTGTCGACATTGACGGCACGTTTCTGTCTGCGGAGGCCGAGGTAATGAGGAAGAACCGTGCCGCCTTCGCGAACACCCTCAAGGCCGGGTTCAATGTGTTTTTTTGTACAG GCCGACCTCACGTGAGCTCGATGGCAGTACTGGACGAGCAGTTTGTGCGCTCCACCGGGTACCGCGGCTACCCCGGCGTGTACCACAACGGCGCTGTGGTGTACGACGGGTCGGGCGCGGTGCTGCGGATGAACGTTTTCGGGGCTCAGTTCCTGACGGTGTTCTGTGAGTTCCTCGTGTCGCATCAGCTGGAAAAATACGTGGCGTTCTGCGACATGAACGGAGCGTACatgctgtgcgacgactCCAGCTGCATGAAAGAGATTCTTGCGGACGTCGATATGCACGATCCGCCCACCGTGGTCACACCCGCCGACCTGCTACTGAAGAAGATATCACTCCTGATTGTTCACCACAAGGAGGTCATCACGCAGCAACCTCACGTTAAGTGCGACGTGGACTATGTCCTGAAGGAGGGATCTTTTGGCGCCTGGGACGTCACTCCGTGCACTTCTACGAAGGCTGAGGGCCTAaaggtgctgctggagagcTACGGGGTCACCAGTGCGGATTGCGGTTTCATTGGCAACGGCACGAACGACGTGGAGGCGATGAGCCTCTGCGAGCTGTCGTTCGCCGTGCAGAATGCGGAGGCGAACGTGCAGGATTTCGCCAAGTACACACTCGCCGAGACTAATGAGGAAGGCGCATTCCACACTGTAATGAAACTAGTGTACGGCGTGCCGTGCGAATGA
- a CDS encoding HAD superfamily hydrolase, putative, producing the protein MNGVVALFTALVGAAALCGVNAKEKSLRRHPALTRQPNYFAVDIDGTFATPQKAAMKKNIAAFRMALNAGHTLFFCTGRSPGSARNLFGADAYRAMGYNGNPGVYLDGALTYDDQGRIIDERPLTPEFLEQVAMATKDECNKFMPVFQTADEVLTICKFSEKAQAVFKAYLSTNKIPIISVEELKKRRVYNVIVNNVNEVFNSIFSQNAEEGSEVSSVEGTYDPSSNYSLLPLPHGFTQVSDINASKADSIRALLAYYGAEPSDCGSIGDGLNDIDMLESTTPSIAVGNAVPAAIAAAHITLEETCDEAAFAKAMQKVYGIKI; encoded by the coding sequence ATGAACGGTGTCGTTGCTCTTTTCACCGCCCTGGTCGGTGCTGCCGCCCTCTGCGGTGTCAACGCTAAGGAGAAGTCCCTCAGGAGGCACCCCGCCCTCACCAGGCAGCCGAACTACTTCGCTGTCGACATTGACGGTACCTTCGCCACCCCCCAGAAGGCTGCCATGAAGAAgaacatcgctgccttccgCATGGCCTTGAACGCTGGCCACACCCTCTTCTTCTGCACTGGCCGCAGCCCCGGCTCTGCCCGCAACTTGTTCGGTGCTGATGCCTACCGCGCCATGGGCTACAACGGTAACCCCGGTGTCTACCTTGACGGTGCCCTCACCTACGACGACCAGGGCCGCATCATTGACGAGCGCCCATTGACCCCCGAGTTCCTTGAGCAGGTCGCCATGGCCACCAAGGACGAGTGCAACAAGTTCATGCCCGTCTTCCAGACCGCCGACGAGGTCCTGACCATCTGCAAGTTCAGCGAGAAGGCCCAGGCCGTCTTCAAGGCTTACCTTTCCACCAACAAGATCCCCATCATCAGCGTTGAGGAGCTCAAGAAGCGCCGTGTGTACAACGTCATTGTCAACAACGTGAACGAGGTCTTCAACTCCATCTTCAGCCAGAACGCTGAGGAAGGTTCTGAGGTCAGCAGCGTCGAGGGTACCTACGACCCCAGCAGCAACTACAGCCTGCTTCCCCTCCCCCACGGATTCACCCAGGTTTCTGACATCAACGCCTCCAAGGCCGACTCCATCAGGGCCCTCTTGGCTTACTACGGTGCTGAGCCCAGCGACTGTGGTTCCATTGGTGACGGTTTGAACGACATTGACATGTTGGAGTCCACCACTCCTTCCATTGCCGTCGGTAACGCCGTCCCCGCTGCCATTGCCGCCGCCCACATCACCCTTGAGGAGACCTGCGACGAGGCCGCTTTCGCCAAGGCCATGCAGAAGGTCTACGGTATCAAGATTTAA